A segment of the Corylus avellana chromosome ca2, CavTom2PMs-1.0 genome:
AAAACCCAGCCGAAACTCCCCCCTTCAAGCAGAAGCACAGAAGCTCTTTGCTTCCCAGTGAGACTAGTGGAAGAAATGTTAAGGGTTAAtaaattctttatatttggcctatattttcttacaatcaactattgaatttgtagacttatgtagaTACCACATAAGTCAATTGTGgaccctacaaatttaatggttgattgtaagagAATACAAACCAAATATAGGAAACTTATTGACCCCTAATACTTCTCAGAAAAATAACTAGAAGACCGGAGATCAATCCTTTTGGACTAGAGATGATCCGGATCCACAATCATGTTCAATAGATTCTATTAATTACCCTGTTAACAAAAGGATCTCTTTTGTTTCTAGGGATatgaaggagaaagagaaattcttaaaattcatttttaagttttttttttttttttttccgttaGAAAATTGAATGCAAGGCAAAAATTTGTTcatgtttttcatatttattttttcaaaaagagtTCAGTAGAAAAAGAGCTAAAGGAAGGTTCTCTTACTCTCTGCTTGATTTTACTCTCTTTCATCAGTCTTAAAGTATGTGTGACTGTGTGAGCTAAAGTATTTTTAGCCCACACATCTGCTACTGCTGCCCAAGATAAAGGAAAGCACTGCTTTCCTTTTGATAGAATCTCTGCTGACTGCTGTCTCTTGTTTCACGTTTTTCCTTTGCTGTCTTGCTTCTTGTTTGTTTTCATCCAGTAGCTGGCACGGCTGATTTTCTGCACAAATTAACATCTTTTCTGATCTTTCTGCAGAAAATCAATAGCATATCTGTCCTATACTCctattcatctttttcttctgcgCGCATAAATCAGCTGCATGCTGTGCTATAAATCCCCTAATTGTCTCCTGCCATTACAAGTACTCTTAGGCTTGAGGATTGAAAACACGTTAACCACACCCATATTCTAGTTAGGGCTGAGCAAATTACCGCCTAACCGACTTCCGATCGAGTTTCAACCGATTTCGACTAACACTGACCGTTACTGACTAGATGGCGGACAATAGNNNNNNNNNNNNNNNNNNNNNNNNNNNNNNNNNNNNNNNNNNNNNNNNNNNNNNNNNNNNNNNNNNNNNNNNNNNNNNNNNNNNNNNNNNNNNNNNNNNNAATCCTTTAAACGATTGGAGTTTGAAATGGGGGGCATCGGCAAAAAATCTGGTAAAAGTCATAAAAATTGGCCTTTTTCAAGACAACCTTAAATCAgatttgaaaaatatcaaaaaagctGTACGACGTGTGATACAGATGAACAAGCTGTAGGCAAAGGATTtagtaaaatatatatcaatagtattgaaatatattttacagtaaaaaatttttattggtTAAGTAGAGTTTCCCATCAACACAATATAATTGATTCTATTCTACTATTCAGAGTAGTACAAATTCTCTATACACATTCTAACAGATTTTCCTTTAAGAGTAAAACGAAAAAATcgagagaaaaataataataaacaaagtttattattattttatcgtAACTTATTTACTATTCCtactagaagaaaaaattacaaaataattattcagctaaagaaaaaaaaaaaaggttaataatAGTTAAATCTAATTACTACGAAGGATTTGCCTATTTTCGGAGGGATTGAGATATCCGGCAATAGTGGGAAAATTGcccaccaaattttttttaaatcctgaCCATCAATTTTCATCCAACAATCACTATTTCATCACGTGTTccactcaatataaaataataaaataatattatttttttaaaaataaaaataattattaaaaaataagggatagccaaaccaccccataaggggtggctggccaacCACCCCAGTTCAGCCTTGGGGATGGttagagccacccccatggccccagagggtggttttggccaccccctggGGCCCATAGTGGCTTCTCGTCACCCCCCCAGTGGCTCTGCTGAGATGGTCGAGCCATCTTTATAGCCTGTGTTGTTTCTAGGCCAAAACCCACAAATCACcatgggtttggccctagggggtggccgaaccactcctaaggtcatgggggtggcttcgactACCTCCAACCGACTCTTAGGGGTGGCAAGGCTAAActtgggtggccagccaccgcCTAttaagtggttcggccaccttatattttttaataattatttttattttttattatttaattttatattaagtgggACACATAATAGAACCGCGATCGTTAAATAAAAATGGATGAccagaatttaaaaaaaaaaaaaattggttttccAGAATTGCCGGGAGCTCAATCGTTTTCGGAGATGCTCTGAGAGCTGCCAAattctcaaaatcaaaataaaccttCTCTCTCATCTGTCAGTGCACGCACGTTCCCCACccctctctccctttctccctcTCAGAGGCTACCGCTCCCTCTCTGAGCACTCTCCATCTCTGGTTTGGGTCCTGCGGAAATCACCGGCGTTTGGGTGGTTTGGGTCCAGCGGCGTTCATTTTTTAGAGCCAACTGTGACGGCTTCATCACTCTCTCCAATTCAAGTGCTCTTCGAAATCAAGGTGAGCCACAACCCAAATTTTCTCGATTTATCTCTGATCCGTTTCCAAATGACGAAAATATCTAAAGCTCTCTTTGCTTAACATGACAGAATAGAACATGTAGTAGAAAATTAAATTGCATGCAAGAGAAATTTTGGCTTGCTGATGAGTTGATTTGGTTGcatgtataataaaataattgaacaaGCCTTCCCTCTTTCTAACTTACGGCAGCATTATCCTTGGCCGGCCCTTGGGCTTTTGTTGTTAAAAGgaaatgatgtggcttttgcCACATAGGTTTTTATGGGCCAAAGATGGGTCATTTATTGACCACAAGACTTTCTCTTTTGataaaaacacaacacaaatccaacttaaaatcaaattcTCTCCTAggtagcatttatttattttttattatatatttttttagatgtttgataaagacacaacacaaatccaacTCAAAActaacttctctcctacgtggcatttatttattttttattatatatttttttaaaccaaatcgaaGGTCtgtaaaaatcaaattttcagaAATTTAAAAGTCGTCTCTCAGTCCCTCGATCTCCCTCccgcgctcaccctctctcctccggcgagttcttcGGACGCGGCGGCTGCTTTGGGGGTCTCGACATGCTTCTTGCAGTACTCGGTGGCCCAAGACGTcaccggagtgagagagagagagagagacacggAACCTTGCTCCGGAGGAGAAAGATGATGAGCGCGGGAGGGGGAGATAGAGACTTAGAGAGGATTTTTGGATCCAAAAGGGGAAAAGACGATGTgaatggtttaaaattcaaacttttattttattttttaaaaaaatgccaaGTAGGAGAGAAGTTGATTTTGAATTGGGTTTGTGTCGTgcctttaatatttttcttctcttaatagTGGTACATTGTACAGATCAGCAGCCAATTGTCCGCATGTTCATTCGTTGCTCGCATGTGCCGCCTCTTGCTTAAGGAGAACCACTACGGAAAAGCTCCTGACTGCTCAGGTGTAGGGAAGGGAAGAGAAAGAACCTCCACAggtctcttcctcttctctctgcGCCCGTCAAATTCCAAACCCTAGAACTTCAATTCCACCCCCAAATCGAAGAGAACAATGACCATGAAAGAGGAACAACCGCCACAACAGCAACAAAGTCCCAAGAAGACGATCCCACCGTACATGAAAGCCATATCGGGCTCGCTCGGCGGGGTCGTGGAGGCCTGTTGTCTACAGCCCATCGACGTCATCAAGACCAGGCTACAGCTCGACCGGTCCGGGACCTACAAGGGCATCATCCACTGCGGTTCCACGATCTCGCGCTCAGAGGGCGTGCGGGCTCTCTGGAAGGGATTGACCCCCTTTGCGACGCATTTGACACTCAAGTACACTCTTCGGATGTGGTCCAATGCGATGCTTCAGAGTGCATTTAAGGACTCCGCATCTGGGAAGCTCAGCAACCAAGCGCGCTTGCTCTCCGGGTTCGGTGCCGGGGTTCTCGAGGCTCTTGTGATCGTTACGCCATTTGAGGTCGGTGCGTTATGCTTTTGATTTCAATCTAGTTGTTCATTTCTAGATTATTGTAACTCTTTCTTGATTATCTTCAGCCTTCTCAATTTCTCTCCTGCTTCCAAAGATCCAAATGGTTAATGATTTGATAATCGAAATGCTAAATATTGTTATACTCTTCGAGGCCAGTAATTGAATTGTGATAcctataaattataatacatGTTATTGAGGCGCATCTATTGAACTTCCTCTTTTccttgcacatgaactctactTGGTCAGGGGTTGGTTATGTTTTCTAAGTCTCTCTTTTCACACACCattagaaatattaattaaatgattaaatcatttcctatcagctttagcttttaaaattagttgtaatttaacatggttttAGAACAGAAGTCGTAAGTTTGAGCCACACTCACAattttcttattagcttaagctcaagttaagcttttgggataagtcgTGATTTAAGACACATGATTTCTTGTTCTTCCTTGGCTTCTTTGAGATATATCGGAACATAATTTGCAGTTGATATTATGATTTAGGATGATTAAGATGTGTGAGACCTTAAGTTATTCTGACAAATGTACTAGGTTCAAATGTAGAATTGCTGACTCTGTTATGTCACAAGCACTTCCCCAAAACATTATGTGTGTAATTTGCTTGGAGATTGACTTAAGTTGCCCCAATGGTGATATTTGAAAGTTCTGAGCACTTTTTTTGTGTTTGCACAATCCCTTAGATATGGTTTGTTGCATGCTTAAAGGGCTTGTGATTAGAATCAAAATTCGAAggaaaaaaaagtacttttggtGATGTGAATGTGCTTTCTGTAGTTGGGTGGAGTGATTAGAGTTATAGCTCACACGCATTATCTACATTCTCTGTGTTCTATGACAAAATTGGGCATTACTTGGTGCAGGTGGTCAAGATCAGATTGCAGCAACAGAGGGGTTTGAGCCCTGAGCTTCTGAAGTATAAGGGTCCTGTGCACTGTGCTCGCATGATCATCCGGGAAGAAGGCCTCCGTGGTCTCTGGGCAGGGGCTGCTCCGACTGTGATGCGTAATGGGACAAACCAGTCTGCCATGTTTACAGCCAAAAATGCTTTTGATGTCCTCTTGTGGAAGAAACATGAAGGTGATGGGAAAGTCCTCCAACCATGGCAGTCTATGATATCAGGATTTCTTGCCGGTACAGCAGGTCCCGTGTGTACTGGACCCTTCGATGTCGTGAAAACAAGGTTGATGGCTCAGACCCGAGAGGGAGGTGTGTTGAAGTACAAAGGTATGATCCATGCCATAAGAACAATATACGCGGAGGAAGGGCTTCGTGCCTTGTGGAAAGGACTTCTGCCCCGGCTCATGAGGATACCGCCCGGCCAAGCCATAATGTGGGCTGTGGCTGACCAAGTGACTGGTTTGTATGAGAGGAGATATCTTCGTAGTGCACCCTTGTAGGAATCATTCAGATTGTTTTGCCTGTACTGGTTTTCAGTTTTGTTGCTAGTGTAAAGTGGACAACTTGTTTTCACATTGAACACCATTGTCAATGATTGTATCAATAATTTGGAGGCGCAACAAAGAGGCGGAGGGCAGATGGGGCGGGAATCACTAATCTCACGCACAATGGATATTTCAGCACTTTTATATTTGCCTTTTTTGGAGGTAAAATTGTTGGCTGCTATTTCACATGCTCTGTTTTAGAAATCATTTAACATTGTTGAATCAGGCACCCTTTGTTACGGATTTGCTTACATCTCCTAATTTTTTCAACACAGATCTCCTGTTAAAACATGAATGGACCAGAGTGCAAAATTAGAGTAAAAGCCAAATCTGATTTTATCGTTAAcacttgaaacttgaaaggaaaaaatgctTGTTAAcacttgaaacttgaaaggagaaaaaaaaaaacaaaaacaaaacaaaaccctaagAGAGAGGATTTAAAATCATACCAATGACCGTGTATAATGTCTATAATGGGGGCATACTGCGATATAATTTCTAGTTGTTTTATCATATAGATTTTGATAAATCTTATATTTACGGTAAGGAGTTTAAAACAATCATAGGGGTAGACAGATTAACCGTTTACCGCATACTGATTGCTTATCGACCGCCACCGAACCATTACTAACTGATAACCAACTTTCGGCGGTCGATAGGCGGAATAAAAATACTGTTTTGATATCAGTTCGGTTCGGTAGGcggtagaaattttttttatcgcTTAACCGACAATTAACTGACTTAGCcgatttttcaagtgaattttgaattttatctagTAACTTTTCTTATTCTGTTTGTTCagctgatttgtggttgtcattttggtccatatttcatgaatttagtttttcttttcatttataaaacatattcttTACTGATTTTGTAATTACAAGGAAATTGataaatcttaatataaaagCTTGTAATTGACAACTAACAAACTTAACTAACCATCTATTTATCAACTAACTGATTAACCGAAAAAGTCTAAATTATTCATTGTCGGTATGAAGTCGGttaattaattgacttaacCGACTTTTATGAATCAGTAGGCGAAAATGCCAATATTGACcgaaccgatacccacccctattacaatcctttaaaaaaaaaaaaaaaaaaaaaaaaattagagtatcTATTGCCTAAGATTAGATGGTTTTTATACAAGAACCAAGTATATAAATAACTGGGTTTTGTATGATGTCATGATTATAGTTGATANNNNNNNNNNNNNNNNNNNNNNNNNNNNNNNNNNNNNNNNNNNNNNNNNNNNNNNNNNNNNNNNNNNNNNNNNNNNNNNNNNNNNNNNNNNNNNNNNNNNCATCAGCACCTTGACAGGGTTGACTTTTCCAtcgttgaccgttgactttgactttgaccactgaaaaagttgaccaggtgtttcctactcaatttttcgtcctgatttcaaatttgtggtctatttttgcttttggcatctctatatggcagaaaacaagactcttcttcaaatttaggtgtttgttttatgcggttcaagttgGTTCATGCTTGTTCAATTCGGTTCTATAGCCTGTTCTTTGGCGCagttcaatccggttcattTTTCTTGCGGAAGGCACTCTCGGGTCAGACCAACCTTTCCttaggtccatgggttttcgggccaaagaagcccctttcaaccggcccacttatgcctCGTCAAATACTGCCATCACCGATCACTACAGCCTCTCCTAGGCCATTGATCCATTACTAGTGAGAATTTTTTTGATGGGTCAGACTTTActtcagccgacaaggcgagacggtccaagggtttcaggtatgattagcctcttcaaccggccctacTTATCTCAACCGACTAGGggagacggtctactagttagatgggtcagactttacttcagccgacaaggcgagacagtccaagggtttcaggcatgattagcctcttcaaccagCCCTCCTTAtctcagccgacaaggcgagatctcagccgaccaggcgagacggtctactagttagaattttttgGGACAGACTTTAGctcaggcgagacggtccaagggttacgggccaaacaagcTCCTTTTAATCGAACCTActtttctcagccgaccaggcgagctacttcattactagtatatggttttcaagtcaaaattacaaccatgtgaaccaagctccagcttaaatgcattgctcaaattcagGCATAATCTACCggtctctaacaacttttatagcattacttcgacaattgtttcggcacaagcagctttttcgacgaattcctttttctttcccttttcgtttattcaaactcaagtttacacattgagtttgaggggggatgttaagaatattacttgttatttacttctttaggtattattagtctactaggtttaccttttcttattctactaagtttacctttccttattatactaggtttacatttccttaatctattaggttacctgcctctctataaatagaggtctctgtattcattattattattagagtcaatacaatgtagtccattgtgtgctttcgctctctctctctcttctctctctttctcccgtttctaatatattatccaatatatttaacattcgAAAATGGTAGCTACCTtgtagatgaaaaaaaaaaaaaccacagaATAACCGTGACTCTGCCTTCACGCGTCTGCTGTGCGGCCACGCAGAGCAATTTCATGAAGAATCTGtcactctctgtctctctcttcctcGCCACTTTCTCTTGTCTTTCTCTCCTTTCCCTTGTATTAAAACCCAGCCGAAACTCCCCCCTTCAAGCAGAAGCAGAGAAGCTCTTTGTCAAAGCTGGTTGAGTTTTGGTTTAATGAAATTCTcttactcattaaaaaaagaaaaagaaaaagaaaaaaagaaaaaagaagcagagAAGCTCTTTGCTCCCCAGTGAGACTAGTGGAAGAAATGTTAGGGGTTAATAAATTCTTCATATTTGGCCCATATTTCCTTATAATCAACTATtggatttgtagacttatgtagaTACCACGTAAGTCAATGGTGGACCCtgcaaatttaatggttgattgtaagggAATACAGACCAAATATAGGAAACTTATTGACTCCTAATATTTATCAGAAAAATAACTAGAAGACTAGAGATCAATCCTTTTGGACTAGAGATGATCCGGATCCACAATCATGTTCAATAGATTCTATTAATTACCCTGTTAACAAAAGGATCTCTTTTGTTTCTAGGAATatgaaggagaaagagaaattcttaaaattcatttttaagtttcttttttttccgtTAGAAAATTGAATGCAAGGCAAAAAGTTGTTcatgtttttcatatttattttttcaaaaagagtTCAGTAGAAAAAGAGCTAAAGGAAGGTTCTCTTACTCTCTGCTTGATTTTACTCTCTTTCATCAGTCTTAAAGTATGTGTGACTGTGTGAGCTAAAGTATTTTTAGCCCACACATCTGCTACTGCTGCCCAAGATAAAGGAAAGCACTGCTTTCCTTTTGATAGAATCTCTGCTGACTGCTGTCTCTTGTTTCACGTTTTTCTTTGCTGTCTTGCTTCTTGTTTGTTTTCATCCAGTAGCTGGCACGGCTGATTTTCTACACAAATTAACATCTTTTCTAATCTTTCTGCAGAAAATCAATAGCATATCTGTCCTATACTCctattcatctttttcttctgcacGCATAAATCAGCTGCATGCTGTGCTATAAATCCCCTAATTGTCTCCTGCCATTACAAGTACTCATAGGCTTGACGATGGAAAACACGTTACTCATACCCATATTCTAGTTAAGGCTGAGCAAATTATAGACTAACCAACTTCCAACCGAGTTTCAACCGACACTGACCGTTACCGACTAGAAGGCAAACAATAGgtggcatgattttttttatttcgaaTTTTTCGGTTTGGTAGGCCGAAGAGGTTTTTTAACCAAACCAACTTTACTTTACCAACCGACTTTATCGACAAATTTGCCACTTTTCCACATACTGACATTACGGACACCAACTTTACCGACTTCCGACCGACACCAACTTTACCAACCACCATTCAATTCGAaatgcgaaataaaataaaatttagcgGAATAAGTCAGTGAAAGAATCGACTTTACCGACATTGTCGGTTCGAAAGacgaaaataaattttttttactgaaaCCGACATTACGGACCGACTCTCGACCCTAATTCTAGTTGTTTTGNNNNNNNNNNNNNNNNNNNNNNNNNNNNNNNNNNNNNNNNNNNNNNNNNNNNNNNNNNNNNNNNNNNNNNNNNNNNNNNNNNNNNNNNNNNNNNNNNNNNTTTCTTCTACTATCTTCCCTTTGTCCTTTGCATTTGATTCATTTGCACATCTGGGGTCCAATCCATAATTGAttggaaagagaaatgctataactTTACACTTATTTATTCATGTGAcggtaaaaattaatttttaatttatgaaaaaaaattatatttattttttaagtttatttaaatttagttattgtgtcttcaattttaagaatataGCCTTTAGATTTTGCCtaagtttaaaataaatctCTTTGTCACTTTACCGTTTAAGCTAACGGCTCATTAACACTTAAATGCAATGCCATGTCAATAAGTGTTAAGTtattcatagaaaaaaaaaaaaaaaaaaaaaaagggtaaaatctacttaacccccttaaactaccaaccTAATGGTAATCTACCCCCCAATCTGTCAgttgcgacaatttacctctcaaactaccaaaacaatgacaatatacccccaattttaacaaaatagcaaaattacccttactaaaataaaacaaaaatactaaaatttttattttttttcaaaattttaagggtatttttgtcttattgaaaattttatagagttaatttcgtcattttgctagcattggagagtacattgtcattgttttggtagtttgatgggtaaattgtcattgaggaTGTAGTTTGAATGGGTTAAATGAACTATacccccaaaacaaaaaaaaaacaaaacaaaacaaaaacaaattgacAAGTGTAAGTGTGTAACTTAAAGAAACACAACCTAAAAACTTAAAGAGCAAATCCACAATAACAAAAGACTTCAATTCCATTAACTTGGCATTGCATTGGGGTTTTGTTGAGATGGACGTTGGCATGTCTAATGAGATATATGTGATACATGAGAAACTATAAACTTTGATGGTAAagttgaaaaatctaaaacgactccaaacgacacctattcaaatgtctaggtgattcacaaatattaagcggaataagatctgacataacaattaataatcaaccaaatacagatatgtaatgaaaattaagaacacagatatttggttacgaataggcaaccatttagagaactctctaaatgtaaaacatCTTCGGCgcaaccaaacccaggaaatcaatccactatgagaagaataaggaatacaagaagaattacaaaacctttgcaatttactcttccttgtacacgacaagcgacccacttgacttctaccgcagtagccctttccagaacatctggcacaattcttctataagatttcttttcaccggaactccgattggcttcacgtatttaaccttttctcaaacaaacctagaacaaaatctctctctaggctctctaattttgctctccaaaaaatACGTACAAATAAATGGCAAATTAGtttgcttaaatagaaaataaaacataacaaagctgccgtgtccggacatggctaatctggggtccggacatggctagggttacatatgcgtaacctagtgatgtTTGGACCTCCAAATCTTGTGTTCGGACATCTTAGAAAAATAACGCTTTCTaaaaatgaggtccggacccagcttctggcggtccggacctctcCTTCAAAATCCAGTTTTTTGGAAATCAGGTCttgacccagcttctggcggtccagACTTGCTCTGTAAAAAGCAGCTTCTGGAAATCAGGTCTGGACCCAGCTtttggcggtccggacctgcccATCAAAACAGgcttgctggtttttgtgtccAGACccggcttctggcggtccggacatgccCTTCAACATGTATtctctggaaattgggtccggacctagCTTCTGGGGGTCCAGACCTGCCTTCTAGAATCTGTTTTCTGGACATgttaagatgcttcattttcaccaactttacacgCAAACCGAATGAGCTAAAACATAACCTAACAAAAGTGATAGAGAGATTCTATTTTAAATTTCGGCAAAACCTAAAGACTCTTTTCgtgaaattgaaaactcaatgactaaatttaaatttgatgaAAACCTAAGGACTAAATATGATTTCCCCCCcccaaatttaaaattcaagataatttttaatgttaCGTAAATGAGTGTACACTTGAGAGTAAGAATATGTGTAGCACTTCTCTTAACGTTGATGCCCTATTACTTATACATGTTTGAACATTGTACATGAGATATGATCAACatagtttttactttttcctaaGCAGGAAGGATGTGTGTTATTATAGTAGTTCTTACCCGTTGAAGAATCAATATTTCAAGGGGTTCAGACCATGAGGGGTTCCGAGCCCAATATATTTTGGCAAAATTTATCTACAAAATAGGATtgcataataaaatatgaataaaatatgATAGGCCTTGGGTGGTGGAAGAACCAGGCCAAAGCGAACTCTTCCTAAAACATGGAGACAACTTGCTCTGTTTTGTAGCCTTCTTCCAAGTGAGCTTcttttttcaatgaaatttaagAATATTTCTAGGCTTACCAACTAAGTTgaattctatttatattttgttcctACATATAATGAGCTTCTATTATAAATCCCCATGTGTTTCATGATtcacattatattttttattaggaaaaatatactttactcCACTGAACTATCTAtctatttgcacttttaacctcaatgtttaaaaaatgacattttaccccccccccaaactttcaaattgttgtaattcgaccattctgattttttttttttttcaaaattcccccatcccaagtttaaaaaaaaaaaaaattaaaaatttaaaaattaagaggtgGCCGAtttggggtggctttggcccAACTAGGGAggccgaccaccccttaatttttaaaattttattttattaatttatttttttattttttaaattttggatgggggcattttgaaaaaaaaaaaaaaaaaaagtcaaaatgattgaattgcaacaatttgaaagtttggatgggtaaaatgtcactttttaaacatttgggttaaaagtgcaaattggtAGATAGTTTATAGgggtaaatatatttttcccttttttatttttataaatttatgataaatatattatcacattatttaaatttttaaataacatgacaCCACCTACAACAAAagcataaatgtaaaattgattCTATCAATTTCTTATTCTATAAAGTGTATGGCTTGGGGAATAAAGTAGGTGTATGAAATCACTATTGTATCTTGGGCATGGAGGTTTGGCCTAAACATGCCAGACCCAAGGCAATTGAATAACATTGATTTGATATTTGATAGTTCGAAATTAGTTTGGGCCATGACAACCTCCGAGTCCCATTATGAGCATACTCCCTATTAGGACCGTATAGACAGGCGTGCGGTTATTAATCGTTAATAATTGttaatggaatatatatatatatatatatatatatatatatataatagtaaaGTAAAGTGACATCGTTTTGGTATAGTGTTTCATACCAAAACGCTAAAACAAGTTCAAAATCGTATAAAACAAGCCTTAAAAAGAGGgtccaaaacaccaaaataagcCCTAAAAAGCTCATACTTGGCAGGCGATTAGCACAGTGCAGTTTAGGTATAAATAATTGCTAACATGTGGTTACTCAAAACTGCTAACAACCTAAGGCAGTGTGGTTACTTAAAATTGCTAACTGCCTAAGGCGATGCATTTAGAGACAATAA
Coding sequences within it:
- the LOC132170544 gene encoding mitochondrial succinate-fumarate transporter 1-like gives rise to the protein MTMKEEQPPQQQQSPKKTIPPYMKAISGSLGGVVEACCLQPIDVIKTRLQLDRSGTYKGIIHCGSTISRSEGVRALWKGLTPFATHLTLKYTLRMWSNAMLQSAFKDSASGKLSNQARLLSGFGAGVLEALVIVTPFEVVKIRLQQQRGLSPELLKYKGPVHCARMIIREEGLRGLWAGAAPTVMRNGTNQSAMFTAKNAFDVLLWKKHEGDGKVLQPWQSMISGFLAGTAGPVCTGPFDVVKTRLMAQTREGGVLKYKGMIHAIRTIYAEEGLRALWKGLLPRLMRIPPGQAIMWAVADQVTGLYERRYLRSAPL